In Pseudomonadota bacterium, one DNA window encodes the following:
- a CDS encoding glycosyltransferase family 2 protein: protein MFADKTIAVVVPAYNEELLIAKVINSMPDFVDHIVVVDDCSFDRTVDVVKKLAQNLPSLVLLCHESNRGVGAAIATGYIWARDNQIEVTAVMAADFQMDPADLPRIVEPVCLGECDYAKGNRLFRGESWDMIPHYRYIGNSFLSLFTKIASGYWHVADSQSGYTAISLIALQSIDLENIYPRYGMPNDLLIKLNIGYFRVRDISIRPVYNVGEKSGIRVREVVFSISWLLVKGFWRRMFEKYVIRDFHPLLFFYLMGMTLTPLGFIFGGYLALLRILGAGVATTSALFAAFLFVSGLQSLFFAMWFDMEYNKELR from the coding sequence ATGTTCGCGGACAAGACCATAGCCGTGGTTGTTCCGGCTTATAATGAGGAACTGCTGATTGCTAAAGTAATTAACAGTATGCCGGATTTTGTCGATCATATTGTGGTGGTTGATGATTGTAGTTTTGATCGGACGGTGGATGTTGTCAAAAAACTGGCACAGAACTTGCCGTCCCTGGTGTTGCTGTGCCATGAATCCAATCGTGGCGTAGGGGCCGCGATCGCCACTGGTTATATCTGGGCTCGTGATAATCAAATTGAAGTGACCGCCGTCATGGCGGCCGATTTCCAGATGGATCCGGCGGACTTGCCCCGCATTGTCGAGCCGGTTTGCCTTGGTGAGTGTGATTATGCTAAAGGAAACCGGCTCTTTCGGGGCGAATCATGGGACATGATTCCGCATTACCGCTATATCGGCAATTCCTTTCTGTCGCTGTTTACCAAAATTGCCTCCGGTTACTGGCATGTTGCCGATTCTCAAAGCGGTTACACCGCAATTTCTCTGATTGCCCTGCAGAGCATTGATCTTGAAAATATTTATCCCCGTTACGGAATGCCCAATGATTTACTGATCAAGCTGAATATCGGCTATTTCAGGGTGCGGGACATATCGATCCGGCCGGTTTACAACGTCGGTGAGAAATCCGGTATCAGAGTGCGCGAGGTGGTCTTTTCGATTTCATGGTTACTGGTTAAAGGTTTCTGGCGGCGCATGTTCGAAAAATACGTGATCCGAGATTTCCATCCGTTGCTTTTTTTCTATCTGATGGGTATGACGTTAACGCCGCTGGGATTCATTTTTGGGGGGTATTTAGCGTTGCTTCGAATCTTAGGTGCAGGTGTGGCAACGACCAGCGCCTTGTTTGCCGCCTTTCTTTTTGTCTCCGGTCTGCAATCACTGTTTTTTGCCATGTGGTTTGATATGGAATACAATAAGGAACTACGTTGA